catagttctattctattctattctattctattctattctattcaggggagacttattgtaaagtgtaaaacatgaaaTTACATGTATGCTGGATACACATTTAAATATGCTAAATAGGAGTTTTAAAGATTATTTAATAacataataataaaatatttattaggcATTTATAAGCAGAGTCTTATCGTAATTTGGAACCTGAAAGACTTTGTTTATAGTAGACTGTTTTGAGAAATAAGAAGAAACCCAACAAAGTTGGCTGGTCTGCTCATTTTAGTAAAAAATAATATTTGTGCATCAGCAGAAAAATGTATGTCACCATCAGCATGAGGCTGTGTGATGTGATTCTTCTGTTTGAGCTCCATGTGAGACAGAATAAAACGGTTCATTCCACAAAAGTCTTCCTGAATCTGACAGACGTGACTCGTGGAAACATCTGCTGTGTGATTCCGGTCCAACTTAGAGACAAAACCTCGTCGCAGCGGCCCTCTCTAAGCGGGCCTGGAGTCATTGTTCTTTGTTCCAGATGAAGCTCCATTGTCCAAAGGCCCTGACGCAGCACATCCACCCCACCCACAATCACTTTTACCTGTACGTTCCCCGTGAAGAGATGGATCTGCACCGGCCTGAATTCACTCCCCTTGTGCTGCGACCATCTGGCACAAGTTTGGACACCTTACAGGAATGCCCTTTACCCACAGAGTGGTGCACGTCTCCAGGATGAAGACCGCTGAGCTGCTGCTTGTTGGATTGTGTGTGATGAGCATCGCATCTTCACTGAAAATCTGTGCTTTTAACGTTCAGAGTTTTGGTGAAACAAAGGCAAGCAACAAGAAGGTTATGGGAGTCCTATTAAAGGTATTCAGCTGAGTGTTTAAAGCATGCAGAGAAAAACGGTCTCTTTAAGGATGTGTTCCTTTATTTTGTTCCCAAGATTCTCTCTCGGTGTGACGTGTGTCTCGTTCAGGAGGTCCGAGACTCCAAAGGAGAAGTTATAAAAGCTTTAGTGAAAGATCTGAACAGGTACCTGGATTAGAGAAGTTCATTTGGacctaattaaaaaaaatactttaatattttattattatgtTGCATCATCAGATTTGACAAATTCAACTCCTATTCACACGTGGAAAGTGAAAGACTGGGGAGGAAAAGCTACAAAGAGCAGTATGTCTACATTTACAGGTACATCAGGATGATTTTATTTAGGTTTATTTTACTGAACGAGTCAGACATCATCACAGACCTCTCCTCTCTGAGCAGAAACAACATGTTGAAGGTCAGGGAGAACTTTCAGCGTCCTAAACGGGAGTCAGACAGGACCAACGAGACCCAGGTTTTCTCCAGAGAGCCTTTCATCGTCCGCTTCCACTCCCCTACCACACGTGAGTCAGAATAAAacaagacgtgtgtgtgtgcaaaatcaGACATAAATGAGTCACGTGATCATAAAGAATTTAGTCAATCCTTCACAGATCTCTTGAGAGGGGTATTTGTTTGTTATTCTGCTTAAATCACTTTTATCCTACAATAAAAACATGACAGTCCTGAAGAGATCAGCCTCCTCCAGGAAATTTTGGCCACCAAAGATGTAATCAGACACAAATGTGCTGACTCAGATCCTTATTTGAGTTAACTAAACGTGTTTGTTCCCAGTGGTGAAGGATTTTGTTCTGATTGGACAACACACGTCTCCCAAAACCGCCATGAAGGAGATTGATGAGCTGTATGCAGTCGTCAAAGAAATTCAGAAGAAGTGGAAGACTGAGGTGGGTTTACCTTTTTCTTCTCTGATTACATCACCTGCTGGCTTATCTCCTCCACTCCAACCGAGTGGTCTGACGCTTCTTCTCACCCACAAAAGAACGTGATGGTCCTGGGAGACCTGAACGCCGGCTGCAGCTACGTCACCATCAAAGGTTGGAAAGGGGTGCGTTTGAGGAGTGACCCCAAATTCCACTGGCTGATTGGAGACGAGCAGGACACAACCGTTCGAGAGAAGACACACTGCGCCTACGACAGGTGAGACGCAGTGGCTcctccaaggggtggccaggggtggctatGCCCCCCGCCCCCCCGCCCCCCGACAATCGTTGACCCCTACAGGAAtgaccagtgttaataaatcacattaatgttcactcaaaccataaattcatcttatttattcaagacatacatGTAAAACACAAACTATGTTGCTACTAATAAAAACAATCAGAAATAAAGAAAATGATGCATTTCTGCTGCTCACTAATTAAAAAAAGTGTATATCTCCAAAGATTTTTCTGAAGACAGAAACAGGTAAATTAAACTAAAAATTAAATTCTAAAATACCTTTTGAAATAACATTCCAAATAGTTAAAATgtacttttctgaaatgtttgtgtttctcaaaATCGAGTTAGGTGTTTTGAATacatgttatttttttaataataaagaaTAAAGGAGCAAAGCAAGGCATTGCCACTGGCAATGTTTTATTTGCAGGATCATCGTGCATGGACGGGAGATTTTCTCCAGCGTGGTTCCAGACTCAGCTCAAGCATTTAACTTTAAAGAAAGCTTCCGACTCACAGAGGCAGAGGTAAACCTCACAAAAATTATTTCATTTGAAAGCGTTCACAATGATAGTAATACTTATATTTCTTTTACATCACTTCAGGCCCTTGAGGTGAGTGACCATTTTCCTGTTGAAGTTGACCTGAAGCCCAACCATCGCTACCTCCTCCGCCACGAGCTGTAGATCAATCCAGAACTGCAACtttgtgtttacattttaaaaagaCTTTAAActgattttaatgaattaaacacaTTCAGAAAAGCATTTCCTGGCAGTGTTGCTTCTTTTGTAACTTCATGACAGTCGCACCAACAAACGCCGCTTCAGCATGAAGGAACTGTGTGAGTTTGCCTGCTAGAGCCCGTGTTGCACATCTGAAGCCAAACCCACATCAAAGCAGACATCAGTTCATGAGCTCATGAAGGTGCCTTCGTGCAGCAACAGACAACACAAAAACATTTGTTTCAGGATCTTATTTTGCAGAAAACCCGAACGGATCGCTTTAAATCTTCTTCTTTTATGGTAAGTTCATGCTAAATTTCCATTTCTCTTCTTTTAACTGAATTTCTTTGGTCTAATGTGAGTTTATGAACAATCTGTTCAACAGGAAGCCACTTGCAGCCGTACCAGAGGAGAGTTacttcaagctctcttttcttttGACTGTCTGGTACTAAAAACTCCCGTTTTCTTCGTTAAACGACCGGTttaaatttttgagacgatggacgGGTTTGCCGATCTTCTCACTGATGTATTTACAGGTAAGAAACATATTTGCATTGTGACATGTTTATTTTTTAACTAAATAGCAAAGGATCCTTTTCAGACTCTGTTTTCATTCCAGATTCTTCTCTTCCGTCCTTTTCCGATGGAGATCTGGACTTTGAGAATTTAAATTTTGACGAGAAGAGTGAGGAAGACGAAGCTGAAACCCCAACGACGACAGACGAGGCTCAGCTCCAGGAAGCGACCGCTGAAGGTGAAGTTTTGTCAGATGCGGCAACAACAGACCCTCTGCACACAACTGCAAACGCTCACCAAGAGCAGACCAgtgatgaaagtgatggggagaaTTTCATGAGTCAAACACCAGCTGGTGATTACACAAGCTCTGGAGAGGAGCATTCTTCCTCTGGAGAGGATGAGGAGATGGATGAAGGAACATCAGAGGAACCAGGAGATTTGTCACCAGGCTGCAGCAGAGAAAACTTCCAAGATGATAAAAAGGAGTACACGTTCTTCTCTGAGGGAGAACCTATGGTCGCAGAGGGTGCCAATGACCCTAATGTTCGCTACAAGGTGCAAGATGGGGCAGAGGGGGATAAGGAAGTGTCCTATTTGGGAAGAATCCCTGAAGGCAAAGATGAAACCGTGACGAAAAGTGCAGAGGAACGAGAAAGAGAAGAAGACTCCGAGACCGAAGGCATGAAAAATGAACAAGAAGAAAATGTTCATCAGCTGGAGTCCAAAACCTCAAATGAAATCAAGCCAGGGGAAGACAGTTTGGCGTTTTCAAGTCTATCTTTGCAGAATTTGCAGGATCTCATCACTGATGTCAATGGGGAAGAATATGTAGATAAAATGACAGATTTTATGGAAGATGAGCACCAAGAGGCAGGTGAGAGCTTTGCAGATTATCCTTCAGACTTTTCATCAGGCGAATACACAAGAGCAGAAGAAAACAAGGAGGAAAACAAGCCGGGTGCCTTTCCTGGTATGGAGAAGGAAGCGTGCATGGAAGGAGCTGTGATGGTAACCCCGTGGACTCTGAGAGCTCAGGACACAGAGAAGAATGAAGGCTTCTTGTACAGCAGAGATTTGGAGATGAATGCAGATGAGATGACAAGCCTGGACGAAGCAACAGGGGACCTAGATGAGAGCAACTCCAATagcgatgaggaggaggagctgccGAGAAGATCCAGTGAATTTTCAGATGATGTTGAAAACCACAAGAAACAAGAGAACATGCAGCTTCATGACTACAGCAGTGTAGAGTTTTCCAGATGGAGCAACTCTGGTGATCCCAACGGCAACCATAAAGGTGATTTGGCGGATTTCATCAAGTCAGAGTTGGATGCGTTAGAAACCGACAACCTTCCGTCTGAATACCTGTTCATCACAGATGACTCGGATGAGACGGAAGATCCTCCTTCAGGTGTGAATCAGCATCCTGCTGAACATGTGAATCACTACTCAGTGGTGCAAAGAAAGGAGGCCAAAACCACATCTTATAATCAGGGATCCATCGATGACAGCTTCTTCTTCAACTCTGAACTTGACACCCCCGAGGTCCCAGAGGTGAGGCAGCCGACTGATGAGGAGTACGAAGAGAGGAGGAACATTGAACAGATGCAGAAGAGAATCGAGGCATTCAAAAGGTTTTATGATAGTGATGACGAGAACAGAAGAGAGGGTGAGTGATTATAAACGATCTGGATGGTATCAGAGAGATTTGTCGACCCACAAATTATTCTGTTTTCAGAGAGACAGAAAAAGGTCCAGTTTTGTGATGATCCGTTGTCCCAGATCATTCACTATGAAACGGACAGGTAGGTGGCACTTATTGTGGCTAAGAAGCAAATATGGGATGAAATGGCTAAAATCACTCCCTGTTTTCTATCAACAGTGACAGAGAATCACTCAGCAGCTCCTCAgacagagaggaggaggaagatgatgaagagaaggaagaggaagaggggGTGGAAGAGATGGTTGGGCAGGATGAGGAGATAGGGGAGAAACatgatgaagaagaaaagaagatgatggatgaggaagaggagagtgAGGTGGAAGAGATGGTTGGGCAGCATGAGGAGATAGGGGAGgaacatgaagaagaagaaaagaagatgatggatgaggaagaggaagaggagagtGAGGTGGAAGAGATGGTTGGGCAGCATGAGGAGATAGGGGAGgaacatgaagaagaagaaaagaagatgatggatgaggaagaggaagaggagagtGAGGTGGAAGAGATGGTGGGGCAGCATGAGGAGATAGGGGAGgaacatgaagaagaagaaaagaagatgatggatgaggaagaggaagaggagagtGAGGTGGAAGAGATGGTTGGGCAGCATGAGGAGATAGGGGAGgaacatgaagaagaagaaaataatgtGATGGAAGATGATGAGGAGAAGGTGGAGGAGGATAAAGATGCCAAAGccaaggaagaggaggagattGAGGACAATGAAGCAGATGAAGAAACGGAGGaagatgaggaagaggaggaagaggaaaatGAGGAGAGCCTGAGCTCTACAGAAACATTCGATGTAAGATGTCATACGTTTACATAAAGAACCGTGGACAGCCCAGACCTACATCAGACTTTATACGTTTGTTTGTGTTCAGGATCTGACGGATGCTAATGACTCCTTCCAAATCAGCCCTGAATGTGATCCTTCAAATATTCGGCTGCAACAAAAGATGTCAGAAGTCAGAGATACACATGCCTTCCCAAAAACACACAAGGTATTGGCAGAATTGTTATTTTTctgaattaaattaaaaaaaaggttTTACCTTGTCTTATTTGTTCTTGCAGGGTCTCAGTGTCCTGAAGATGATGATAAAGTTAGGTGTGATGACAACATTGGGGCTGTTGATGTTCTGGATGATCTCAGATCAACCCGACTTCCTCAGAGATATTTTCCCTGTTTAGAGCTTTGAGCTATGTCTATAGGTTTTGCTTACGTTGTAATAATAAATGTAGTAAAATTGTTTCCTGTACAAGAATGTAGGAAAACGTTTGTAAATACAAATTGTTTTACTGACTTGTGTTCTCTTAATAAAGATGTATTTGGGTTTGAAATCATGCAGCTAATTATTACTTTGTTTTCAttagtaaaaacaataaataattcAAATTTTATTGCATTCAACCCCTTTATTAGAATTATGATTAAGCTATTCAGACACTATATTTAAAATGATTGTACCCAAAGTGATAGTCAACCTGCAGCTAAAAAAGTGTTTAATAGGCAAAACgtaataaataaagaagaatatttttttaatgataattattATTGTGGTTAAGAAAGTTTAATAATTAATTGGGACAGGGCTGGATAAGCTGTTGCTTCTTCCTGATCCCCTTTTCGAATGCATTTGTTTACGTTAATGACATAAATTGGTGAGACTATTTTTTTCATGTTCTTTTCTTCTTGTTTATCTTTGTTCATTGTGATGTAATTGTGTTCGAAATAAAATAGgaaaaaatgtattaattaaagtagagtattattattattattattattattatttattattattattattattactactactattattattatgctttTTAGGAATGACGTGGGAGCAATAAATCGTCTACACTACAGTATATGATGTTAGTGGACCAATACCTGCCTACAGGGAGCGCTGGTTCTGGCTATAAAGAAACATGCACACAATCCTAATGAACGAAGAAGAAGAGATTTATTGAAAGTgcgtttgttttattttgtagatTAACAAACGAGGGCGGAGTTTAAGCAGATCCATGTTTGCCGCTCCAACCCACTCATGGCCGCTATAATCCGCGCGGGAAAACGAGCTGTCGTGAGTAGGAGGAGTAGATTCTGCTTATTTTTTGGTTCCCGAAACGAAAGATTCCTAACGAAACGCACAGGAAAGTAAAATGTCTTCGCTTACTAACAAGTCTGCGGCGGAACTAAGCGAACTGTTGGATGAATATGGAATCAAACATGGACCCGTGGTCGGTGAGTTGCTCACACCGACCGACTAGGTGGTCGGCCTGGCTGGTTAACTTCTCAGGCCTGTCCATCTGTCTGAAGTTCGAACATGTCGCCTTTAGtcccatttgttttgttttcaccaGATTCCACCAGAAACCTATATGAGAAAAAGCTCAAAGAAGCCATGGCGAAGGGGAAAACAGCGAAACCGTCATCTGATAAAACCTACTACAGAGAAGAAGGTTTGTTGGTCCTTTCTAGTCATTCTAACTGATTTGTTTACCTAAGGTGTAGATGTTCTCGTGCACTGAAAACTTGGTAATATAAAAGGCAGAACTCCAGTGTATGAATATTTAGGTTTTTTAATAAGATTTCACACATTACTTTGAATATTATGTTATGATGTTTGCAAAGTTCTCACCTCATTTGTTCTTATGATGAGTTTTATCCACCATTGGAtacaaatagttttttttttcaaaaccaaGGGCTTCACAATTTATAAAATATAATTTCAGTAATATAAACCAAACAAATCACACAAAGAAATATAAAATTGTATAATTTAGGTTAGAAATATGTAATTTTGTCGTTACAGGAAGCCTTTTTGACATAAAGCTCTCAGTTCAAGCCAGCCCCAGTAGAGTTGTTAATTTGTTGTAATTTTTTGTGATGTTTATGTTTTGTTTCAGAAGAAGAAGTCACTTATGTTTACAAGACACCGGTGAGAATCTTGTTCATGGTTCTGTGGCTAGTTTAGAGTTTTATCCATTAATTTTAGCTCTATGTATCTTCAATTTGCATGAGTGAAGACTACTCATATTTATTCTAGTGGATGAATGATTTGTTGTGTAACAAGATGGATGtttgttaaatgatcaataagatgagatattccatataaatatgaaaaatcaatctgattggtctttgaatatttgatttaatattaacttaggttctttggactatccagggaaacacacacttcatataaaTTCAGACAGTCATGGATATAGTTTAttcaaatgaatttaattctatctTTCTGAATTAATGATggcgcaaaaaaaaaagatgaatgaTGGTTGGACACGATAACAGTCAGTGCATCAAATGATGGGATGTAAGCTTAGATGCAGGtcaccaagctctgcagaagcctggtaATCAACtattgattaaaatcaggtgtttgtgaagcagggaaacaactaaaacattgtGGATCGGCGCCATCAAGGACCAAGGTTGAACACCACACGTTTTAGACCTGCAC
The sequence above is a segment of the Nothobranchius furzeri strain GRZ-AD chromosome 15, NfurGRZ-RIMD1, whole genome shotgun sequence genome. Coding sequences within it:
- the dnase1l1l gene encoding deoxyribonuclease I-like 1-like — encoded protein: MPFTHRVVHVSRMKTAELLLVGLCVMSIASSLKICAFNVQSFGETKASNKKVMGVLLKILSRCDVCLVQEVRDSKGEVIKALVKDLNRFDKFNSYSHVESERLGRKSYKEQYVYIYRNNMLKVRENFQRPKRESDRTNETQVFSREPFIVRFHSPTTLVKDFVLIGQHTSPKTAMKEIDELYAVVKEIQKKWKTENVMVLGDLNAGCSYVTIKGWKGVRLRSDPKFHWLIGDEQDTTVREKTHCAYDRIIVHGREIFSSVVPDSAQAFNFKESFRLTEAEALEVSDHFPVEVDLKPNHRYLLRHEL
- the LOC107390781 gene encoding protein starmaker, which codes for MDGFADLLTDVFTDSSLPSFSDGDLDFENLNFDEKSEEDEAETPTTTDEAQLQEATAEGEVLSDAATTDPLHTTANAHQEQTSDESDGENFMSQTPAGDYTSSGEEHSSSGEDEEMDEGTSEEPGDLSPGCSRENFQDDKKEYTFFSEGEPMVAEGANDPNVRYKVQDGAEGDKEVSYLGRIPEGKDETVTKSAEEREREEDSETEGMKNEQEENVHQLESKTSNEIKPGEDSLAFSSLSLQNLQDLITDVNGEEYVDKMTDFMEDEHQEAGESFADYPSDFSSGEYTRAEENKEENKPGAFPGMEKEACMEGAVMVTPWTLRAQDTEKNEGFLYSRDLEMNADEMTSLDEATGDLDESNSNSDEEEELPRRSSEFSDDVENHKKQENMQLHDYSSVEFSRWSNSGDPNGNHKGDLADFIKSELDALETDNLPSEYLFITDDSDETEDPPSGVNQHPAEHVNHYSVVQRKEAKTTSYNQGSIDDSFFFNSELDTPEVPEVRQPTDEEYEERRNIEQMQKRIEAFKRFYDSDDENRREERQKKVQFCDDPLSQIIHYETDSDRESLSSSSDREEEEDDEEKEEEEGVEEMVGQDEEIGEKHDEEEKKMMDEEEESEVEEMVGQHEEIGEEHEEEEKKMMDEEEEEESEVEEMVGQHEEIGEEHEEEEKKMMDEEEEEESEVEEMVGQHEEIGEEHEEEEKKMMDEEEEEESEVEEMVGQHEEIGEEHEEEENNVMEDDEEKVEEDKDAKAKEEEEIEDNEADEETEEDEEEEEEENEESLSSTETFDDLTDANDSFQISPECDPSNIRLQQKMSEVRDTHAFPKTHKGLSVLKMMIKLGVMTTLGLLMFWMISDQPDFLRDIFPV